The following proteins are co-located in the Halarcobacter sp. genome:
- the rpoC gene encoding DNA-directed RNA polymerase subunit beta' — protein sequence MSKTEKVLEPIEIKELERPQDFAAFQLRLASPEKILSWSSGEVKKPETINYRTLKPERDGLFCAKIFGPVKDYECLCGKYKKMRYKGVVCEKCGVEVTSSKVRRHRMGHIDLVSPVAHIWMVSSLPTRIGTLLGVKLKDLERVLYYEAYIVSEPGEAYYDNEKTKKVNKYDILNEEQFRTISDLFDHTGFEANMGGDVIRDLLETLDLIELLHMLKEDMAGTKSEAKRKTIVKRLKVVENFINSGNRPEWMMLTQLPVLPPDLRPLVALDGGKFAVSDVNDLYRRVINRNNRLKRLTELDAPEIIIRNEKRMLQEAVDALFDNGKTANAVKGANKRPLKSLSEIIKGKQGRFRQNLLGKRVDFSGRSVIVVGPSLNMDQCGIPKKMALELFKPHLMAKLEEKGYATTLKSAKRLIESETNEVWECLSEIVDEYPILLNRAPTLHKLSIQAFHPVLIDGKAIQLHPLVCAAFNADFDGDQMAVHVPLSQEAVAEAKILMMSSMNILLPASGRAIAVPSQDMILGIYYLSLEKEGVKGQHKLFADVNEAKIALEMGRVDLHAKIRTKINDKVIHSTIGRLIIHEILPDFVPVELWNKILKKKDIGALVDYIYKHGGYEVTPRFLDNLKNLGFRYATDAGISVSIDDIRVPETKADHITKSKKEVIEVQKQFSQGLLTEQERYNKIIDIWTEVNNTLGTEMMELVKTDKDGFNSIYMMADSGARGSAAQIRQLSGMRGLMAKPDGSIIETPIISNFREGLNVLEYFISTHGARKGLADTALKTANAGYLTRKLIDVSQNVRITVEDCGTHEGIEITDITSGNELIESLEERITGRVIAEDIIDPISNEILFTEGTLITEEDAKVVAEAEVKSVVIRTPLTCKVEHGLCSKCYGLNLGEQRKATPGEAVGVVAAQSIGEPGTQLTLRTFHVGGTASATQTERELRADKEGFIRYYNIKTHTDKNGKIVVANRRNAGILLVEPKINAPFKGNVTVETIHEEVILTITNGKEEKKYYLRKNDVAKANELAGVSGKVEGKLYLPYKDGMEVDVNESIVEMIKDGWNVPNRIPYASELKVKDGAPITSTIVSGAQGIVKYYKLHGDYLERRDDINKGEKVDEKGLFAVIVDTEGREALRHYVSRGSVVQLDNDTAVEKDSIIALPASSEQVVIAEWDPYSNPTIAERKGKIAFEDIIPGVTVAEQFDELTGTSKLVVNEYVPAGYKPAIVVATDDKDLIRYTLDPKTSLFVAEGQEVQIADILGKTPKATQKSKDITGGLPRVSELFEARRPKSIAVLSSFDGMVAFGKPLRNKQRIIVTDENGNKAEYLVEKSKQILVREGEFVHAGEALTDGQISPHDVLRILGEKALHYFIVSEVQQVYRSQGVNIADKHIEVITSQMLRQVSIIDGGDTKFIIGDMISKKRFMQENEKIIKLGGKPAIAEPLLLGITRAAVTSDSIISAASFQETTKVLTEAAISAKMDMLEDLKENVVIGRTIPVGTGLYKNKKIKFEDHDEE from the coding sequence ATGAGTAAAACTGAAAAAGTATTAGAACCAATTGAAATAAAAGAATTAGAAAGACCACAAGATTTTGCTGCATTTCAGTTAAGACTTGCAAGCCCTGAAAAGATTTTATCATGGTCTTCAGGTGAGGTTAAAAAACCTGAAACTATTAACTATAGAACATTAAAACCTGAAAGAGATGGTTTATTTTGTGCTAAAATTTTTGGACCAGTAAAAGATTATGAGTGTCTTTGTGGTAAATACAAAAAAATGAGATACAAAGGTGTTGTATGTGAAAAATGTGGTGTTGAAGTAACTTCTTCAAAAGTTAGAAGACACAGAATGGGACACATTGATTTAGTATCTCCTGTAGCACACATCTGGATGGTATCTTCTCTTCCTACAAGAATTGGTACACTTTTAGGTGTAAAACTTAAAGATTTAGAAAGAGTATTATATTATGAAGCATATATTGTAAGTGAGCCAGGTGAAGCTTATTATGATAATGAAAAAACAAAAAAAGTTAATAAATACGATATCTTAAACGAAGAACAATTTAGAACTATTTCTGATTTATTTGATCACACAGGTTTCGAAGCAAACATGGGTGGAGATGTAATTAGAGATTTATTAGAAACTTTAGATTTAATTGAATTATTACATATGCTAAAAGAGGATATGGCTGGAACTAAATCAGAAGCAAAAAGAAAAACAATTGTAAAAAGATTGAAAGTTGTTGAAAACTTTATTAATTCTGGAAATAGACCAGAATGGATGATGTTAACACAACTTCCAGTTCTTCCACCTGATTTAAGACCACTTGTTGCACTTGATGGTGGTAAATTCGCAGTTTCTGATGTAAATGACCTATATAGAAGAGTTATTAACAGAAATAACAGACTTAAGAGATTAACAGAACTTGATGCTCCTGAAATCATTATTAGAAATGAAAAAAGAATGCTTCAAGAAGCTGTTGATGCATTATTTGATAATGGTAAAACTGCAAATGCAGTTAAGGGTGCAAATAAAAGACCACTTAAATCATTATCAGAAATCATTAAAGGTAAACAAGGAAGATTTAGACAAAACTTACTTGGTAAAAGGGTTGACTTTTCAGGTAGATCAGTAATTGTTGTTGGTCCATCTTTAAATATGGATCAGTGTGGTATTCCTAAAAAAATGGCTCTTGAGTTATTTAAACCACACTTAATGGCTAAATTAGAAGAGAAAGGTTATGCAACAACTTTAAAATCTGCTAAGAGATTAATTGAGTCAGAGACAAATGAAGTTTGGGAATGTTTATCAGAGATTGTTGATGAATATCCAATTTTATTAAATAGAGCACCAACTCTTCATAAATTGTCAATTCAAGCTTTCCACCCAGTATTAATTGATGGGAAAGCTATTCAACTTCACCCATTAGTTTGTGCGGCATTCAACGCCGACTTCGATGGTGACCAGATGGCAGTTCACGTACCATTATCACAAGAAGCAGTTGCTGAAGCAAAAATTTTAATGATGTCTTCAATGAATATTCTTTTACCAGCTTCAGGTAGAGCTATTGCTGTACCTTCTCAAGATATGATTTTAGGTATCTACTATCTATCATTAGAAAAAGAGGGTGTAAAAGGACAACATAAACTATTTGCAGATGTTAATGAAGCAAAAATAGCATTAGAGATGGGAAGAGTTGATCTTCATGCAAAAATTAGAACAAAAATTAATGATAAAGTAATTCACTCTACAATTGGTAGATTAATTATTCATGAAATTTTACCTGATTTTGTTCCTGTTGAATTATGGAATAAAATCTTAAAGAAAAAAGATATTGGTGCATTAGTTGATTATATCTACAAACATGGTGGATATGAAGTAACTCCAAGATTCTTAGATAACCTTAAAAATTTAGGTTTTAGATATGCAACAGATGCTGGTATTTCTGTATCGATTGATGATATTAGAGTTCCAGAAACAAAAGCTGATCATATAACTAAATCTAAAAAAGAGGTTATTGAAGTTCAAAAACAATTCTCTCAAGGTTTATTAACTGAGCAAGAAAGATATAATAAAATTATTGATATCTGGACAGAGGTTAACAACACTCTTGGAACTGAGATGATGGAATTAGTTAAAACAGATAAAGATGGATTTAACTCAATTTATATGATGGCCGATTCAGGGGCTAGGGGTTCTGCTGCACAGATTAGACAGTTATCTGGTATGAGGGGACTTATGGCAAAACCTGATGGTTCTATTATTGAAACACCAATTATTTCAAACTTCCGTGAAGGTCTAAACGTACTTGAGTACTTTATTTCTACTCACGGTGCTAGAAAAGGTCTTGCGGATACAGCTCTTAAAACAGCAAATGCGGGATACTTAACAAGAAAACTTATTGACGTATCTCAAAACGTTAGAATCACAGTCGAAGATTGTGGTACTCACGAAGGTATTGAGATTACTGATATTACTTCTGGTAATGAATTAATTGAGTCATTAGAAGAAAGAATTACTGGTAGAGTTATAGCTGAAGATATTATTGACCCAATCTCAAATGAGATTTTATTTACTGAGGGTACTTTAATCACTGAAGAGGATGCAAAAGTTGTTGCAGAAGCTGAAGTTAAATCAGTTGTAATTAGAACTCCATTAACTTGTAAAGTTGAACATGGTTTATGTTCTAAATGTTACGGACTTAACCTTGGTGAACAAAGAAAAGCAACTCCTGGTGAAGCTGTTGGGGTTGTTGCAGCACAATCTATTGGTGAGCCAGGAACACAGCTTACACTTAGAACTTTCCACGTTGGGGGAACTGCATCTGCAACTCAAACTGAAAGAGAGCTAAGAGCTGATAAAGAAGGTTTCATTAGATATTACAATATTAAAACTCATACTGATAAAAATGGGAAAATAGTTGTAGCAAACAGAAGAAATGCTGGTATTCTTTTAGTTGAACCTAAAATTAATGCACCATTTAAAGGTAATGTAACAGTTGAAACAATTCACGAAGAAGTTATTTTAACTATTACAAATGGTAAAGAAGAGAAAAAATACTATCTTAGAAAAAATGATGTTGCAAAAGCAAATGAACTTGCTGGTGTATCAGGAAAAGTTGAAGGTAAATTGTATTTACCATATAAAGATGGTATGGAAGTTGACGTAAATGAATCTATTGTTGAGATGATTAAAGATGGATGGAATGTACCAAACAGAATTCCTTATGCATCTGAACTTAAAGTAAAAGATGGGGCACCTATTACTTCTACTATTGTTTCAGGAGCACAAGGTATTGTTAAATACTATAAACTTCATGGTGATTATTTAGAAAGAAGAGATGATATCAACAAAGGTGAAAAAGTAGATGAAAAAGGTTTATTTGCTGTTATCGTTGATACTGAAGGTAGAGAAGCATTAAGACACTATGTTTCAAGAGGTTCAGTTGTTCAATTAGATAATGACACTGCAGTTGAAAAAGATAGTATAATTGCATTACCAGCATCTTCTGAGCAAGTAGTTATTGCTGAGTGGGATCCATATTCAAATCCTACTATTGCAGAAAGAAAAGGTAAAATCGCATTTGAAGATATTATTCCAGGTGTAACAGTTGCTGAACAATTTGATGAGTTAACTGGTACATCTAAACTTGTTGTAAATGAGTATGTACCTGCTGGTTATAAACCTGCAATTGTTGTTGCTACTGATGATAAAGATTTAATTAGATATACACTTGATCCTAAAACTTCATTATTTGTTGCAGAAGGTCAAGAAGTTCAAATAGCTGATATCTTAGGTAAAACACCAAAAGCAACACAAAAATCAAAAGATATTACTGGAGGTCTTCCAAGAGTATCTGAATTATTTGAAGCAAGAAGACCAAAAAGTATTGCTGTTCTATCATCTTTTGATGGTATGGTTGCATTTGGTAAGCCATTAAGAAATAAACAAAGAATTATAGTAACAGATGAAAATGGTAATAAAGCAGAGTATTTAGTAGAAAAATCTAAACAAATTCTTGTAAGAGAAGGTGAGTTTGTTCACGCAGGTGAAGCATTAACTGATGGTCAAATCTCTCCTCATGATGTATTAAGAATTTTAGGTGAAAAAGCATTACACTACTTTATTGTATCTGAAGTACAACAAGTATATAGATCTCAAGGGGTAAATATTGCTGATAAACATATTGAGGTAATTACATCTCAAATGTTAAGACAAGTTTCTATTATTGATGGTGGAGATACTAAATTTATCATTGGTGATATGATTTCTAAGAAAAGATTTATGCAAGAGAATGAAAAAATTATCAAACTTGGTGGAAAACCAGCAATTGCTGAGCCATTATTACTTGGTATTACAAGAGCGGCTGTAACATCTGACTCTATTATCTCTGCAGCATCATTCCAAGAAACAACAAAAGTTTTAACTGAAGCAGCAATTTCAGCTAAAATGGATATGTTAGAAGACTTAAAAGAAAATGTTGTAATTGGTAGAACAATTCCTGTAGGAACTGGACTATACAAAAACAAAAAAATTAAATTCGAAGATCACGACGAAGAATAA
- the rpoB gene encoding DNA-directed RNA polymerase subunit beta, with the protein MLNSLKSGNRLRVDFAKNPQQIEIPNLLQLQQSSYDNFLMIGKDERTEAGIEKVFKSVFPIHDAQNRITLEYIGSEVGKPKYDVRESMVRGLTYSIPLKINIRLTLWDLDEKTGEKIGVKDMKEQSLFIREIPLMTDRTSFIVNGVERVVVNQLHRSPGVIFKEEESNTAGNKLIYTGQIIPDRGSWLYFEYDAKDVLYVRINKRRKVPVTILFRALGYSKEDIIKLFYPILNIKIKNNKFLTEFNPQDFTGRVEFDIKDDKGNLVIAAGKRLTERKAKALVDGGLKLVEYPVDLLMDRSTANTIYDPESGEVLFDALTALDELKLKKLLDLGFDNFDIANDLASGVDNSIINAFKQDAESLKLLKQTEQIDDENDLSAIRIYKVMRPGEPVTKEAAKEFVRKLFFDPERYDLTKVGRMKMNHKLGVNVPEYVTVLTYEDIIKTVQYLVKVKAGHGHIDDRDHLGNRRIRAIGELLANELHSGLIKMQKAIRDKMTTLSGTLEDIMPHDLVNSKMITSTITEFFTSGQLSQFMDQTNPLSEVTHKRRLSALGEGGLVKERAGFEVRDVHPTHYGRICPVETPEGQNIGLINTLSTFSKVNDLGFIEAPYKKVVDGVVTDEIEYYTATQEEGKIIAPGSTKVDDHGKIIEPLIEARQDGEILLVERSKVTLIDISSQMVMGVAASLIPFLEHDDANRALMGSNMMRQAVPLLRPNAPVVGTGLEKIVARDAWEAIKAKRGGVVEKADAKNVYISGEDESGAFIDHYEINKNVRTNNNTSFGQRTATKEGDVVEAGQVIADGPSMDNGELAVGVNAMVAFMPWNGYNYEDAIVLSQRLIKEDAFTSVHIYEKEVECRELKHGNEEITRDLPGVKEESITHLDNSGIIKVGTYVKSGMILVGKVTPKGEIKPTPEERLLRAIFGEKAGHVINKSLYCPTSMEGTVVDVKVFTKKGYEKDERAIAEIEAEKAELDLKHHDKLLMLDREEILKINDLLSKSPLVKDVEVEGTTYKAGDNIPVDILASVNRFAMKKVVSSYSKDVEKEYNEIKDYFIKQKSTLREEHEEKLQVLEHDDILPSGVIKQVKVYVATKRKIKVGDKMAGRHGNKGIVSNIVPQVDMPYLEDGTTVDVILNPLGVPSRMNIGQILEVHLGLAGKKLGNQIQEMFDAKKADFISELRAKMAEIADVAKLMNGKKFMEELSDEELIKYGQDWAKGVRFATQVFDGVKEEEFVRLFELAKIDTDGKSTLYDGKTGDKMKERVNVGYMYMLKLHHLVDEKVHARSTGPYSLVTQQPVGGKALFGGQRFGEMEVWALEAYGATNVLKEMLTTKSDDVEGRTRAYRAIANGENVPSSGVPETFFVLTKELKALGLDVEIFEEVEDNE; encoded by the coding sequence ATGTTAAACTCTTTAAAATCTGGTAATAGACTTAGAGTTGATTTTGCAAAAAATCCTCAACAAATCGAAATTCCAAATTTATTACAATTACAACAAAGTTCATACGATAACTTCCTAATGATAGGAAAAGATGAAAGAACTGAAGCAGGTATCGAAAAAGTATTCAAATCAGTTTTTCCAATCCATGATGCTCAAAATAGAATCACTTTAGAGTATATAGGAAGTGAAGTTGGTAAACCAAAATATGATGTAAGAGAATCAATGGTTAGAGGGCTTACATACTCAATCCCTTTAAAAATCAATATTAGACTTACTTTATGGGACCTAGACGAAAAAACTGGTGAGAAAATCGGTGTTAAAGATATGAAAGAACAATCTTTATTCATCAGAGAAATCCCACTAATGACTGATAGAACATCATTTATTGTAAATGGTGTTGAAAGAGTTGTTGTTAATCAATTACATAGATCTCCTGGTGTTATCTTTAAAGAAGAAGAATCAAACACTGCTGGAAATAAATTAATCTATACAGGTCAAATTATTCCAGATAGAGGTTCATGGCTATATTTTGAATATGATGCAAAAGATGTATTATATGTAAGAATTAACAAAAGAAGAAAAGTTCCAGTTACAATTCTTTTTAGAGCATTAGGTTACTCTAAAGAAGATATTATCAAATTATTTTATCCAATTTTAAATATCAAAATTAAAAATAATAAATTTTTAACTGAATTCAATCCTCAAGATTTTACAGGTAGAGTTGAGTTTGATATTAAAGATGATAAAGGTAATTTAGTTATTGCAGCAGGGAAAAGACTTACAGAAAGAAAAGCGAAAGCTCTAGTTGATGGCGGTCTTAAACTTGTTGAGTACCCAGTTGATTTATTAATGGATAGATCTACAGCAAATACAATTTATGATCCAGAATCTGGAGAAGTATTATTTGATGCTTTAACTGCACTTGATGAATTAAAATTAAAAAAACTTCTTGATTTAGGTTTTGATAACTTTGATATTGCAAATGATTTAGCTTCAGGTGTTGATAACTCAATTATCAATGCATTTAAACAAGATGCTGAATCTTTAAAATTATTAAAACAAACTGAGCAAATAGATGATGAAAATGATTTATCAGCTATTAGAATCTATAAAGTTATGAGACCAGGTGAGCCTGTAACTAAAGAAGCTGCTAAAGAATTCGTTAGAAAACTATTCTTTGATCCAGAAAGATATGACTTAACTAAAGTTGGTAGAATGAAAATGAACCACAAGTTAGGTGTAAATGTTCCTGAATATGTAACTGTATTAACTTATGAAGATATTATTAAAACAGTTCAATATCTTGTAAAAGTTAAAGCAGGGCATGGTCATATTGATGATAGAGACCACTTAGGAAATAGAAGAATTAGAGCTATTGGTGAATTACTTGCAAATGAATTACACTCTGGTTTAATTAAAATGCAAAAAGCTATTAGAGATAAAATGACTACTTTATCTGGTACATTAGAAGATATTATGCCACATGATTTAGTTAACTCTAAAATGATTACATCAACTATTACTGAGTTTTTTACATCGGGTCAATTATCACAATTCATGGACCAAACTAATCCATTATCAGAAGTTACTCATAAAAGAAGACTTTCTGCACTTGGTGAAGGGGGTCTTGTAAAAGAGAGAGCTGGATTTGAAGTTAGGGATGTTCACCCAACTCACTACGGTAGAATCTGTCCAGTTGAAACTCCAGAGGGACAAAATATTGGTCTTATTAATACTTTATCAACTTTCTCTAAAGTTAACGATTTAGGATTTATTGAAGCTCCATATAAAAAAGTTGTTGATGGTGTTGTAACTGATGAAATCGAATACTATACTGCAACTCAAGAAGAGGGAAAAATTATTGCTCCAGGTTCAACAAAAGTTGATGACCATGGAAAAATTATTGAGCCTTTAATAGAAGCTAGACAAGATGGTGAAATCTTGCTTGTTGAAAGAAGCAAAGTTACTTTAATCGATATCTCTTCACAAATGGTTATGGGTGTTGCTGCATCTTTAATTCCATTCTTAGAGCACGATGATGCCAACAGAGCACTTATGGGATCGAACATGATGAGACAAGCTGTTCCATTATTAAGACCAAATGCACCTGTTGTTGGTACTGGATTAGAAAAAATTGTAGCAAGAGATGCTTGGGAAGCAATTAAAGCCAAAAGAGGTGGTGTTGTAGAAAAAGCGGATGCTAAAAATGTATATATTAGTGGAGAAGATGAAAGCGGTGCTTTTATTGACCATTATGAAATTAATAAAAATGTAAGAACTAATAACAATACATCATTTGGGCAAAGAACTGCAACAAAAGAGGGTGATGTTGTTGAAGCTGGACAAGTTATTGCTGATGGTCCTTCAATGGATAACGGTGAATTAGCTGTTGGTGTTAATGCAATGGTTGCATTTATGCCTTGGAATGGTTATAACTATGAGGATGCTATTGTTCTTTCACAAAGACTTATTAAAGAGGATGCATTTACTTCTGTACATATTTATGAAAAAGAGGTTGAGTGTAGAGAGCTTAAACATGGTAACGAAGAGATTACTAGAGATTTACCAGGTGTTAAAGAGGAATCTATTACACATCTTGATAACTCAGGTATTATCAAAGTTGGTACATATGTAAAATCAGGAATGATTTTAGTTGGTAAAGTTACTCCAAAAGGTGAAATTAAACCAACTCCAGAAGAAAGATTATTAAGAGCAATTTTCGGTGAAAAAGCAGGTCACGTTATAAATAAATCTTTATACTGTCCAACTTCTATGGAAGGTACAGTTGTTGATGTAAAAGTATTTACTAAAAAAGGTTATGAAAAAGACGAAAGAGCAATTGCTGAGATTGAGGCAGAAAAAGCTGAACTTGACTTAAAACATCACGATAAACTTTTAATGCTAGATAGAGAAGAGATTTTAAAAATTAATGATTTATTATCTAAGTCTCCATTAGTAAAAGATGTTGAAGTTGAAGGTACAACATATAAAGCAGGAGATAATATTCCTGTTGATATTTTAGCTTCTGTTAACAGATTTGCAATGAAAAAAGTTGTATCTTCTTATTCTAAAGATGTTGAAAAAGAATACAATGAAATTAAAGATTACTTTATTAAGCAAAAATCAACTTTAAGAGAAGAGCATGAAGAGAAACTTCAAGTTCTTGAGCATGATGATATTCTACCTAGTGGTGTAATTAAACAAGTAAAAGTTTATGTTGCTACTAAGAGAAAAATCAAAGTTGGGGATAAAATGGCAGGTAGACACGGTAACAAAGGTATCGTTTCTAACATTGTACCTCAAGTTGATATGCCATACTTAGAAGATGGAACTACAGTTGATGTAATTCTTAATCCACTAGGGGTACCTTCAAGGATGAATATTGGTCAGATTCTAGAAGTTCACTTAGGTCTTGCTGGTAAAAAATTAGGTAATCAAATCCAAGAGATGTTTGATGCTAAAAAAGCCGACTTTATTAGTGAACTTAGAGCTAAAATGGCAGAGATTGCTGATGTTGCTAAGTTAATGAATGGTAAAAAATTTATGGAAGAACTTTCAGATGAAGAGCTAATCAAATATGGTCAAGATTGGGCAAAAGGTGTTAGATTTGCTACTCAAGTATTTGATGGTGTAAAAGAAGAAGAGTTTGTTAGATTATTTGAATTAGCAAAAATTGATACAGATGGTAAGTCTACATTATATGATGGTAAGACTGGTGATAAAATGAAAGAAAGAGTAAACGTAGGTTATATGTATATGCTTAAACTTCATCACTTAGTTGATGAAAAAGTTCATGCAAGATCTACTGGTCCTTACTCTTTAGTAACTCAACAACCAGTTGGTGGTAAAGCACTATTTGGTGGACAAAGATTTGGGGAAATGGAAGTTTGGGCACTTGAAGCTTATGGTGCGACAAATGTTCTTAAAGAGATGTTAACAACTAAATCGGATGACGTTGAGGGTAGAACAAGAGCTTATAGAGCTATTGCAAATGGTGAAAATGTTCCAAGTTCTGGTGTTCCAGAAACATTCTTCGTATTAACTAAAGAGCTTAAAGCTTTAGGGTTAGATGTAGAGATTTTCGAAGAGGTAGAAGATAATGAGTAA
- the rplL gene encoding 50S ribosomal protein L7/L12, translating into MAISKEDVLEYISGLSVLELSELVKEFEEKFGVSAQPVAVAGGAVAGGAAEAAEEKTEFNVVLKDAGAKKINVIKVIRALTGLGLKEAKAMAEEAGAVVKEGVSKEDAEAAKTELEGAGATVELA; encoded by the coding sequence ATGGCAATTTCTAAAGAAGACGTATTAGAATACATCTCTGGTTTATCTGTATTAGAATTATCAGAATTAGTTAAAGAATTTGAAGAAAAATTTGGTGTATCTGCACAACCTGTTGCAGTTGCTGGTGGAGCAGTTGCTGGTGGAGCTGCTGAAGCTGCAGAAGAAAAAACTGAATTCAACGTTGTGTTAAAAGACGCTGGAGCTAAGAAAATTAACGTTATTAAAGTAATTAGAGCGTTAACTGGTCTTGGATTAAAAGAAGCAAAAGCTATGGCTGAAGAAGCTGGTGCTGTTGTAAAAGAAGGTGTTTCTAAAGAAGACGCTGAAGCTGCTAAAACTGAATTAGAAGGTGCAGGAGCTACTGTAGAATTAGCATAA
- the rplJ gene encoding 50S ribosomal protein L10 gives MTKQQKAEVIDFLSSEFKESQAIVVCDYNAISHKELEGLRKDAREAGVKVQVAKNTLVTVAVKNAELGDIELSGNNIFLWSEDQISACKVADKFALANKDKFAIKSGIIEGEIADVARVNAFAKLPSREELLGMLAATWMAPVTNFTIGLDALRKKKEEEAA, from the coding sequence ATGACTAAACAACAAAAAGCTGAAGTAATTGATTTCTTGTCTTCTGAGTTTAAAGAGTCTCAAGCTATCGTAGTTTGTGATTATAACGCAATCTCTCACAAAGAGTTAGAAGGTTTAAGAAAAGACGCTAGAGAAGCTGGTGTTAAAGTTCAAGTTGCTAAAAACACATTAGTTACAGTTGCTGTAAAAAATGCTGAATTAGGTGATATTGAATTATCTGGAAACAACATTTTCTTATGGTCTGAAGATCAAATTTCTGCTTGTAAAGTTGCTGATAAATTTGCTTTAGCAAATAAAGACAAATTTGCAATTAAATCTGGTATCATTGAAGGTGAAATTGCAGATGTTGCTAGAGTTAATGCATTTGCTAAATTACCATCTAGAGAAGAACTTCTTGGTATGCTTGCTGCTACATGGATGGCTCCAGTTACTAACTTTACAATTGGGCTTGATGCTCTTAGAAAGAAAAAAGAAGAAGAGGCTGCGTAA
- the rplA gene encoding 50S ribosomal protein L1 encodes MAKVSKRYKALLEKIEDKDYAFAEACAKIKELKSAKFDESVEVALNLNVDPRHADQMIRGAVVLPNGTGKTVRVAVFAKGAKMDEAKAAGADIVGNDDLVESVQAGNIDFDVLIATPDCMGLVGKLGRILGPKGLMPNPKTGTVTMDVTKAVNDAKGGQVAYRVDKKGNMHAAVGKVSFSEEAIKENIEAFVSAINKAKPASAKGRYITNAAISLTMSPSINLDVLELMDIK; translated from the coding sequence ATGGCAAAAGTTTCAAAAAGATATAAAGCGTTATTAGAAAAAATTGAAGATAAAGATTATGCATTTGCAGAAGCTTGTGCAAAAATCAAAGAATTAAAATCAGCAAAATTTGATGAGTCAGTTGAAGTTGCATTAAACTTAAACGTTGACCCAAGACATGCTGACCAAATGATTAGAGGTGCTGTTGTACTTCCAAATGGTACTGGTAAGACTGTTAGAGTAGCTGTTTTTGCTAAAGGTGCAAAAATGGATGAAGCTAAAGCTGCTGGTGCTGATATTGTTGGTAATGATGATTTAGTAGAAAGTGTACAAGCTGGGAACATTGATTTTGATGTATTAATTGCAACTCCAGATTGTATGGGACTAGTTGGTAAATTAGGTAGAATCTTAGGACCAAAAGGTTTAATGCCTAATCCTAAAACTGGTACAGTAACTATGGATGTTACTAAAGCAGTTAATGATGCTAAAGGTGGTCAAGTTGCATATAGAGTTGATAAAAAAGGTAATATGCATGCTGCTGTTGGTAAAGTATCATTTTCAGAAGAAGCAATTAAAGAAAATATTGAAGCATTCGTTAGTGCAATTAACAAAGCAAAACCTGCATCTGCAAAAGGTAGATACATTACTAATGCTGCAATTTCATTAACAATGTCACCATCAATCAATCTTGATGTATTAGAATTAATGGATATTAAATAA
- the rplK gene encoding 50S ribosomal protein L11, whose protein sequence is MAKKVDGILKLQIPAGAANPSPPVGPALGQRGINIMEFCKAFNEKTKDKGGFTIPVEITVYNDKSFTFTLKQPPMTDLIKKVSGVKKGSDNPLKNKVGKLNKDQIMEIVDMKIADLNTDDKEQAAKIVAGSARSMGIDIEL, encoded by the coding sequence ATGGCTAAAAAAGTTGACGGAATATTAAAACTTCAAATTCCAGCTGGTGCTGCTAATCCATCACCACCTGTTGGTCCTGCTCTAGGTCAAAGAGGGATTAACATCATGGAATTTTGTAAAGCATTTAATGAAAAAACAAAAGATAAAGGTGGTTTTACTATTCCAGTTGAAATCACTGTTTACAATGATAAAAGCTTTACTTTTACATTAAAACAACCACCAATGACTGACTTAATTAAAAAAGTTTCTGGTGTTAAAAAAGGTTCTGATAATCCACTTAAAAACAAAGTTGGTAAATTAAATAAAGACCAAATCATGGAAATCGTTGATATGAAAATCGCAGATTTAAATACTGATGATAAAGAACAAGCTGCAAAAATTGTTGCTGGTTCAGCTAGATCAATGGGAATTGATATAGAGTTATAA